One stretch of Micromonospora echinospora DNA includes these proteins:
- a CDS encoding acVLRF1 family peptidyl-tRNA hydrolase has protein sequence MSSRPAAGGGRWVEVDPGRVTRWVEGFTDRHGPPATTVQEYGLLLTAPDDATAELHTPPGASASADVPGFVASATAARRIGLLLARKGAVAVGIADGADLVVSKVDTRYVQGRTAAGGWSQQRFARRRDNQAKAALGDAAELAVRLLLPEAGTLTTLACGGDRRAVDTVLADRRLAPLAALRAPRLLDVPEPRHAVLVAAVAAARAVHILVR, from the coding sequence ATGAGCAGCCGACCCGCCGCCGGCGGCGGCCGGTGGGTCGAGGTCGACCCCGGCCGCGTCACCCGCTGGGTCGAGGGCTTCACCGACCGGCACGGCCCGCCGGCGACGACCGTCCAGGAGTACGGGCTGCTGCTCACCGCCCCGGACGACGCCACCGCCGAGCTGCACACCCCGCCCGGCGCGAGCGCGTCGGCGGACGTACCCGGATTCGTCGCTTCTGCCACGGCGGCCCGCCGGATCGGTCTGCTCCTGGCCCGCAAGGGCGCCGTCGCGGTCGGTATCGCCGACGGCGCCGACCTGGTGGTCTCCAAGGTGGACACCCGGTACGTGCAGGGCCGTACCGCGGCGGGCGGCTGGTCCCAGCAGCGGTTCGCCCGGCGGCGCGACAACCAGGCGAAGGCGGCGCTGGGTGACGCGGCCGAGCTGGCCGTACGCCTGCTGCTGCCGGAGGCGGGCACGCTGACGACGCTGGCGTGCGGCGGCGACCGGCGCGCGGTGGACACGGTGCTGGCCGACCGGCGGCTGGCCCCGCTGGCGGCGCTGCGCGCGCCGCGCCTGCTCGACGTGCCGGAGCCCCGGCACGCCGTCCTGGTGGCCGCCGTCGCCGCCGCCCGGGCGGTCCACATCCTGGTCCGCTGA
- a CDS encoding enoyl-CoA hydratase/isomerase family protein — protein MTAETTGVRFDCDGPVATVTLCRPDVLNAQTPAMWRAMSDFSRDLPGDVRVVVVRGEGRAFSAGLDLAVAGATGPGSFAELAALPEAECADRIVEYQGGFTWLHRPDVVSIAAVQGHAIGAGFQLALACDMRVLAADAKLSMAEVTLGLVPDLAGTRRLVELVGYSRALEICATGRRMDAAEADRIGLATLVVPNDELDAAVRDLSAGLLANNRDAIVEIKALLAGAANRSHAEQQRAEREAQTRRIRDLAGRGE, from the coding sequence GTGACCGCCGAGACGACCGGAGTGCGCTTCGACTGCGACGGGCCGGTCGCGACGGTGACGTTGTGCCGGCCCGACGTGCTCAACGCGCAGACCCCGGCGATGTGGCGCGCGATGAGCGACTTCTCCCGCGACCTGCCCGGCGACGTCCGCGTGGTCGTCGTACGCGGCGAGGGGCGAGCCTTCTCCGCGGGCCTGGACCTGGCGGTCGCCGGTGCCACCGGGCCGGGTTCCTTCGCCGAACTGGCCGCGCTCCCGGAGGCGGAATGCGCCGACCGGATCGTCGAATACCAGGGCGGCTTCACCTGGCTGCACCGGCCGGACGTCGTGTCGATCGCCGCGGTGCAGGGCCACGCCATCGGCGCCGGTTTCCAGCTCGCGCTCGCCTGCGACATGCGTGTGCTCGCCGCCGACGCCAAGCTCTCGATGGCCGAGGTGACGCTCGGCCTGGTGCCCGATCTGGCCGGCACGCGCCGCCTGGTCGAGCTGGTCGGCTATTCGCGTGCCCTGGAGATCTGCGCCACCGGCCGCCGGATGGACGCCGCCGAGGCGGACCGGATCGGCCTGGCCACGCTCGTGGTGCCGAATGACGAGCTGGACGCCGCGGTGCGTGACCTGTCGGCCGGGCTGCTCGCCAACAACCGGGACGCGATCGTCGAGATCAAGGCGCTCCTGGCGGGCGCGGCCAACCGTTCGCACGCCGAGCAGCAGCGCGCCGAGCGGGAGGCGCAGACCCGGCGCATCCGGGACCTGGCCGGCCGGGGCGAGTAG
- a CDS encoding ABC-F family ATP-binding cassette domain-containing protein yields the protein MITATGLELRAGSRILLSDTTLRVQPGDRIGLVGRNGAGKTTTLKVLAGEGQPYGGQIDRRSAIGYLPQDPRTGDLDVTGRDRVLSARGLDVLMAQMKDLENKLAEGADDERLVRRYGALEDQFASLGGYAAEAEAARICANLGLPDRALAQTIGTLSGGQRRRIELARILFRDAGENGGGILLLDEPTNHLDADSITWLRGFLANHKGGLIVISHDASLLEAVVNKVWFLDATRSVVDTYNLGWKAYLEARETDERRRRRERANAEKKAGALMAQADKMRAKATKTVAAQNMARRAERLLSGLDEVRVADKVAKVRFPSPAPCGKTPLTATGLSKSYGSLEIFTDVDVAVDRGSRVAILGLNGAGKTTLLRMLGGLLEPDTGEVRPGHGLRLGYYAQEHETLDVDRTILEHMRSAASDQTDTDLRKILGAFLFSGEDVDKPAGVLSGGEKTRLALATLVCSGANVLLLDEPTNNLDPVSREQVLDAIARYPGAIVLVTHDPGAVSALKPDRAILLPDGDEDAWSDDLLELVELA from the coding sequence ATGATCACTGCCACCGGCCTCGAACTGCGCGCCGGTTCCCGGATCCTGCTGTCCGACACCACCCTGCGGGTGCAGCCGGGGGACCGGATCGGCCTGGTCGGCCGCAACGGCGCCGGCAAGACCACCACACTCAAGGTGCTCGCCGGGGAGGGCCAGCCGTACGGCGGCCAGATCGACAGGCGCAGCGCCATCGGCTACCTGCCGCAGGACCCACGTACCGGCGACCTGGACGTCACCGGCCGGGACCGGGTGCTCTCCGCCCGTGGCCTGGATGTGCTCATGGCGCAGATGAAGGACCTGGAGAACAAGCTCGCCGAGGGCGCCGACGACGAGCGGCTGGTCCGCCGCTACGGCGCGCTGGAGGACCAGTTCGCCTCACTCGGCGGCTACGCGGCCGAGGCCGAGGCGGCCCGGATCTGCGCCAACCTCGGCCTGCCCGACCGCGCCCTGGCGCAGACCATCGGCACGCTCTCCGGCGGTCAGCGCCGCCGCATCGAGCTGGCCCGGATCCTGTTCCGCGACGCCGGGGAGAACGGCGGCGGCATCCTGCTGCTCGACGAGCCCACGAACCACCTCGACGCCGACTCGATCACCTGGCTGCGCGGCTTCCTCGCCAACCACAAGGGCGGCCTGATCGTGATCTCCCACGACGCCTCGCTGCTGGAGGCAGTGGTCAACAAGGTCTGGTTCCTGGACGCCACCCGGTCCGTGGTCGACACGTACAACCTGGGCTGGAAGGCGTACCTGGAGGCGCGGGAGACCGACGAGCGGCGCCGCCGCCGGGAGCGGGCCAACGCCGAGAAGAAGGCCGGCGCGCTGATGGCGCAGGCGGACAAGATGCGGGCCAAGGCCACCAAGACCGTCGCCGCGCAGAACATGGCCCGGCGCGCCGAGCGGCTGCTCTCCGGCCTGGACGAGGTCCGCGTCGCGGACAAGGTCGCCAAGGTACGGTTCCCGAGCCCCGCCCCGTGCGGCAAGACGCCGCTGACCGCCACCGGCCTGTCCAAGTCGTACGGGTCGCTGGAGATCTTCACCGACGTCGACGTGGCGGTGGACCGCGGTTCCCGGGTGGCCATCCTCGGCCTCAACGGCGCCGGCAAGACCACGCTGCTGCGGATGCTCGGCGGGCTGCTGGAACCGGACACCGGCGAGGTGCGCCCCGGGCACGGGCTGCGGCTGGGCTACTACGCCCAGGAGCACGAGACGCTCGACGTGGACCGGACGATCCTGGAGCACATGCGCAGCGCCGCGTCGGATCAGACCGACACCGACCTGCGCAAGATCCTCGGCGCGTTCCTGTTCTCCGGCGAGGACGTGGACAAGCCGGCCGGCGTGCTCTCCGGCGGCGAGAAGACCCGGCTGGCGCTGGCCACGCTGGTCTGCTCCGGCGCCAACGTGCTGCTGCTGGACGAGCCGACGAACAACCTCGACCCGGTCAGCCGCGAGCAGGTGCTCGACGCGATCGCCCGCTACCCGGGCGCGATCGTGCTGGTCACGCACGACCCGGGCGCGGTCAGCGCGCTCAAGCCGGACCGCGCCATCCTGCTGCCCGACGGCGACGAGGACGCCTGGTCCGACGACCTGCTGGAACTGGTAGAGCTGGCCTGA
- a CDS encoding DUF692 domain-containing protein encodes MTGPAGVGIGWRPEIAGFVAGLPGLRFVEVVAETVTPAGPLPDGLAELRARGVDVVPHGVRLSLGGAEPVDPARVTHLAAVAAALDAPLVSEHIAFVRAGGLEAGHLLPLPRSREAVAAVVANVRRTQAELPVPLALEPIAALFDWPDDELDEADFLTEILDATGALLLLDVANVHANARNRGDDPTALLDRLPLERIAYAHIAGGAEHGGFYHDTHTDPVPAAVLDLVRELCQRRRPPALLLERDGHYPPAAELRAELDALAAASGHPVVT; translated from the coding sequence ATGACCGGCCCGGCCGGCGTCGGCATCGGCTGGCGCCCCGAGATCGCCGGATTCGTCGCCGGGCTGCCCGGGTTGCGGTTCGTCGAGGTGGTCGCGGAGACGGTCACCCCGGCCGGTCCGCTACCGGACGGGCTCGCCGAGCTGCGCGCGCGCGGCGTCGACGTCGTACCCCACGGGGTGCGGCTGTCCCTCGGCGGCGCGGAACCGGTCGACCCGGCGCGGGTGACGCACCTGGCCGCGGTGGCGGCGGCGCTGGACGCGCCGCTGGTCAGCGAGCACATCGCGTTCGTGCGGGCCGGTGGTCTGGAGGCCGGGCACCTGCTGCCGCTGCCGCGCAGCCGCGAGGCGGTGGCCGCCGTGGTGGCGAACGTGCGGCGGACGCAGGCGGAGCTGCCGGTGCCGCTGGCCCTGGAGCCGATCGCCGCGCTCTTCGACTGGCCCGACGACGAGCTGGACGAGGCGGACTTCCTCACCGAGATCCTCGACGCCACCGGCGCGCTGCTGCTGCTCGACGTCGCGAACGTGCACGCCAACGCCCGCAACCGGGGCGACGACCCGACCGCGCTGCTGGACCGGCTCCCGCTGGAACGCATCGCCTACGCGCACATCGCGGGCGGCGCCGAACACGGCGGCTTCTACCACGACACGCACACCGATCCGGTGCCCGCCGCCGTGCTCGACCTGGTCCGCGAGTTGTGTCAGCGGCGCCGGCCGCCCGCGTTGCTGCTGGAACGCGACGGGCACTACCCGCCCGCCGCCGAGCTGCGCGCGGAACTGGACGCGCTCGCCGCCGCCTCCGGCCACCCGGTGGTCACGTGA
- the mug gene encoding G/U mismatch-specific DNA glycosylase, whose translation MSDRRRPGGGRPEAAPGPGTPARRHPRPSREQLAAAADRLLPDVIAPGLDVLFVGINPGLWSAATGWHFARPGNRFWPALHRGGFTPRLLHPSEQDTLPALGLGITNMVARASARADELTATELVDGAATLTAKVERYRPRWVAVVGVTAYRIGFTRPKAGFGPQPETLGPARLWVLPNPSGLNAHFTPETLGAAFAELRAAVVAG comes from the coding sequence GTGAGCGACCGACGGCGGCCGGGCGGTGGACGGCCCGAGGCGGCCCCGGGGCCGGGCACGCCCGCCCGGCGGCACCCACGCCCCAGCCGCGAACAGCTCGCGGCGGCGGCCGACCGGCTGCTGCCGGACGTCATCGCGCCCGGCCTGGACGTGCTCTTCGTCGGCATCAACCCGGGTCTGTGGTCGGCTGCGACCGGCTGGCACTTCGCCCGTCCGGGCAACCGGTTCTGGCCCGCCCTGCATCGGGGCGGCTTCACCCCGCGTCTGCTGCACCCCAGCGAGCAGGACACGCTGCCCGCGCTCGGCCTCGGCATCACCAACATGGTGGCTCGTGCCAGTGCCCGCGCCGACGAGCTGACCGCCACGGAACTTGTCGACGGCGCCGCCACGCTCACCGCGAAGGTCGAGCGGTACCGGCCACGCTGGGTGGCGGTGGTCGGCGTGACCGCGTACCGGATCGGGTTCACCCGGCCGAAGGCCGGCTTCGGGCCGCAGCCCGAGACGCTCGGGCCGGCCCGGCTGTGGGTGCTGCCCAACCCCAGCGGCCTGAACGCCCACTTCACCCCGGAGACGCTCGGCGCCGCGTTCGCCGAGCTGCGTGCCGCGGTCGTGGCGGGTTAG
- a CDS encoding RCC1 domain-containing protein → MSGYQDGRLRARWRRATRLLVVAAAMSAGSLVLTATLTAGTANASPVQRAALAAPTVSSVTAGGAHTCAISTDGGLWCWGSNYGGQLGDGTTTNRSAPTQVGTATWTNVDAGSGHTCAVRTDATLWCWGSNFRGQLGDGSTTSRSTPVQVGTATTWARVDAGPQHTCAIRTDGTLWCWGFNRTTQLGVGVSPYVANTPLQVGTATDWVSVSTGYGHTCGVRTGGTLWCWGSSSDGQLGLGNLAPQTAPAQVGTATGWTGVAAGYAHTCGIRAGALWCWGENGYGQLGVTGSYRTAPVQIGTATTWSRIAASSDTTCASRTDGTLWCWGKNSAGQVGDGSTTHRSAPAQVGTATSWTGGLAVTDHGCAIRTDAGLWCWGDNSGGQLGDGTTANRSTPAQVTVPA, encoded by the coding sequence ATGAGCGGATATCAGGACGGCCGCCTGCGGGCCCGGTGGCGCCGTGCGACGAGACTCCTCGTCGTAGCGGCGGCAATGAGCGCCGGAAGCCTCGTGCTCACCGCCACGCTGACAGCGGGTACGGCGAACGCGAGCCCGGTGCAGCGCGCCGCGCTCGCCGCGCCCACCGTCAGCAGCGTCACCGCGGGCGGCGCGCACACGTGCGCGATCAGCACCGACGGGGGACTGTGGTGCTGGGGCTCGAACTACGGCGGTCAGCTCGGCGACGGGACCACCACGAACCGCAGCGCCCCGACGCAGGTCGGCACCGCCACCTGGACGAACGTCGACGCCGGCTCCGGGCACACCTGCGCGGTCCGCACGGACGCGACGCTGTGGTGCTGGGGCTCGAACTTCCGGGGCCAGCTCGGCGACGGGAGCACCACCAGCCGCAGCACCCCGGTGCAGGTCGGCACCGCGACCACCTGGGCCCGGGTCGACGCCGGCCCCCAGCACACCTGCGCGATACGCACCGACGGCACGCTCTGGTGCTGGGGCTTCAACCGGACCACCCAGCTGGGCGTCGGCGTCTCGCCGTACGTCGCGAACACCCCGTTGCAGGTCGGCACGGCCACCGACTGGGTGAGCGTCTCGACCGGCTACGGGCACACCTGCGGTGTCCGTACCGGCGGCACGCTCTGGTGCTGGGGGTCCAGCTCGGACGGCCAGCTCGGGCTCGGCAACCTGGCGCCCCAGACCGCGCCCGCGCAGGTCGGCACCGCGACCGGGTGGACCGGCGTCGCGGCCGGGTACGCGCACACCTGCGGGATCCGCGCCGGCGCGCTGTGGTGCTGGGGTGAGAACGGATACGGGCAGCTCGGCGTGACCGGCTCGTACCGGACCGCGCCGGTGCAGATCGGCACCGCCACCACGTGGAGCCGGATCGCCGCGAGCAGCGACACGACCTGCGCGTCCCGCACCGACGGCACCCTGTGGTGCTGGGGCAAGAACTCGGCGGGGCAGGTGGGCGACGGCAGCACCACCCACCGGTCCGCGCCCGCCCAGGTCGGTACCGCCACCAGCTGGACCGGCGGCCTCGCGGTCACCGACCACGGCTGCGCGATCCGTACCGACGCCGGCCTGTGGTGCTGGGGCGACAACAGCGGTGGTCAGCTCGGTGACGGGACGACCGCCAACCGGTCCACTCCGGCTCAGGTGACAGTGCCGGCCTGA
- a CDS encoding cadmium resistance transporter, translating into MIDVITAAVGAAGVFAATNLDDIVVLTVLFVAARHSGRPRPWQIVAGQYAGIGALVAIAVVAAAGLLVVPDPWPGLLGLLPIGLGIRALLSRADDDEPPPAVVGSLLGVAGVTVANGADNIAVYVPVFRSLDPATGLVWLLVFALLVAVWCAVAAALGGHPRVVALVGRAGHWLVPVIFIVIGATILLTSGVLPHLAALLT; encoded by the coding sequence GTGATTGACGTGATCACGGCCGCGGTGGGTGCTGCCGGTGTCTTCGCCGCCACGAACCTCGACGACATCGTCGTGCTCACCGTGCTGTTCGTAGCTGCCCGGCACAGCGGCCGCCCCCGGCCGTGGCAGATCGTCGCCGGGCAGTACGCGGGTATCGGCGCGCTCGTCGCGATCGCGGTGGTGGCCGCCGCCGGGCTGCTCGTGGTGCCGGACCCGTGGCCCGGCCTGCTCGGGCTGCTGCCGATCGGGCTCGGCATCCGCGCGTTGCTGTCCCGCGCCGACGACGACGAGCCGCCGCCGGCGGTGGTCGGCAGCCTGCTGGGCGTCGCCGGGGTGACCGTGGCGAACGGCGCGGACAACATCGCCGTCTACGTACCGGTGTTCCGCTCCCTCGACCCGGCCACCGGTCTGGTCTGGCTGCTGGTGTTCGCGCTGCTGGTGGCCGTGTGGTGCGCGGTCGCCGCAGCACTCGGCGGGCACCCCCGGGTGGTGGCCCTGGTCGGCCGCGCCGGCCACTGGCTGGTCCCGGTGATCTTCATCGTCATCGGCGCGACCATCCTGCTCACCTCCGGCGTCCTCCCCCACCTGGCCGCCCTCCTGACCTGA
- a CDS encoding helix-turn-helix domain-containing protein: MAATGTATSTEKGRRIVGAERQTLAKDLVKRYTGGESIRALAASTGRSYGFIHRVLTESGVQLRQRGGARRRKKA, from the coding sequence ATGGCAGCCACCGGCACAGCCACCAGCACTGAGAAGGGTCGCCGGATCGTCGGGGCCGAGCGTCAGACGCTCGCCAAAGACCTGGTAAAGCGGTACACCGGGGGTGAGAGCATCCGTGCTCTGGCGGCCTCGACGGGCCGTTCCTACGGGTTCATCCACCGTGTGCTCACCGAATCCGGCGTGCAGCTGCGGCAGCGCGGCGGCGCCCGGCGCCGGAAGAAGGCGTGA
- a CDS encoding SDR family oxidoreductase, translated as MDLGLADRVYVLTGASGGLGFATAEQLVADGARVVIAARAPERVAAAIEALGDPQRAIGLTADLADPGTPDRLVAAAREHFGRLDGALISVGGPPPGTAATVTDEQWRESFETVFLGSVRLARTVAGALTDGGAIGLVLSTSVRGPLPGLGISNGLRPGLAGVAKDMADEFGPRGVRVVSLLPGRIMTDRNRELLAGSGDPERARAQAEAAIPLGRIGDPAEFGRVAAFLLSPAAGYVTGVTVPVDGGALRGL; from the coding sequence ATGGATCTCGGACTCGCCGACCGGGTGTACGTGCTGACCGGCGCCTCCGGCGGCCTCGGCTTCGCCACCGCCGAACAACTCGTCGCCGACGGCGCCAGGGTGGTCATCGCCGCGCGCGCCCCGGAACGGGTGGCCGCCGCGATCGAGGCGCTCGGCGACCCGCAGCGGGCGATCGGACTGACCGCCGACCTCGCCGACCCCGGCACCCCGGACCGCCTCGTCGCCGCCGCCCGCGAACACTTCGGCCGGCTCGACGGCGCGCTGATCTCGGTCGGCGGCCCGCCGCCCGGCACCGCCGCCACTGTCACCGACGAGCAGTGGCGCGAGTCGTTCGAGACCGTCTTCCTGGGCAGCGTCCGGCTCGCCCGCACGGTGGCCGGGGCGCTCACCGACGGCGGCGCGATCGGTCTGGTGCTGTCCACCTCGGTACGCGGACCGCTGCCCGGGCTCGGCATCTCCAACGGCCTGCGGCCGGGCCTGGCCGGCGTGGCGAAGGACATGGCCGACGAGTTCGGGCCGCGCGGCGTACGCGTGGTCAGCCTGTTGCCAGGACGGATCATGACCGACCGCAACCGGGAGCTGCTGGCCGGCTCCGGCGACCCCGAGCGGGCCCGAGCCCAGGCCGAGGCTGCGATCCCGCTGGGGCGCATCGGCGACCCGGCGGAGTTCGGCCGGGTGGCGGCGTTCCTGCTCTCCCCCGCCGCCGGGTACGTCACAGGGGTGACCGTCCCGGTCGACGGCGGCGCGCTGCGCGGGCTGTGA
- a CDS encoding ABC transporter ATP-binding protein, whose amino-acid sequence MAGGGMGGWSMLRSLRNRDEVSAHELKRGTARRIVAFAQPYRRDIVVFLITVIVAAVIGVATPLLAGDVIDAIAGAGPDARATVVRLALIIAALAVADALFSLVQRWYSARIGEGIILDLRTRVYDHVQRMPLQFFTRTQTGALVSRLNNDVLGAQRAFTSTLSGVVSNVIQLVLTAAAMLVLSWQITVLALVLLPIFIIPARRVGRRLAEITRESYNLDAKMNATMTERFGVAGALLVKLFGAPEVEADRFARRAERVRDIGIQSAMYSRTFFVAMLLVASLAQALTYGVGGWLAVTGAVSAGTVVKLALLLTRLYGPLTALSNVRVDVMSALVSFDRVFEVLDLRPSITEKSDAVPVPRRSGRVEFRDVRFRYPSAAEVSLASLEEVSTLDRTVNEPVLKGVSFAVEPGQMVALVGPSGAGKSTLSMLISRIYDVSEGQVLVGGVDVRDATLASLRDEIGVVTQDSHLFHETIRENLRYAKPDATDDEIWAALAGAQVADLVRALPDGLDTTVGERGYRFSGGEKQRIAIARLLLKAPSIVILDEATAHLDSESEAAVQRALSVALTGRTALVIAHRLSTVRDADQILVLDEGRIVERGRHDELVAVGGLYAELYRTQFAVTDSPTPHAEAEQPEPVVTTVPMGTYVAHEALPPAAAN is encoded by the coding sequence ATGGCCGGCGGCGGCATGGGCGGCTGGAGCATGCTCCGGTCGCTGCGTAACCGGGACGAGGTCTCCGCCCACGAGCTCAAGCGCGGCACCGCCCGGCGGATCGTCGCGTTCGCCCAGCCCTACCGGCGTGACATCGTCGTCTTCCTGATCACCGTGATCGTCGCCGCGGTCATCGGCGTGGCCACCCCGCTGCTCGCCGGCGACGTCATCGACGCGATCGCCGGGGCCGGCCCGGACGCCCGCGCGACAGTGGTCCGGCTCGCCCTGATCATCGCCGCGCTCGCCGTGGCCGACGCTCTCTTCTCCCTGGTCCAGCGGTGGTATTCGGCCCGCATCGGCGAGGGCATCATCCTCGACCTGCGCACCCGGGTCTACGACCACGTCCAGCGGATGCCGCTGCAGTTCTTCACCCGCACGCAGACCGGCGCGCTCGTGAGCCGGCTCAACAACGACGTGCTCGGCGCGCAGCGGGCGTTCACCTCGACGCTGTCCGGCGTGGTCAGCAACGTCATCCAGCTCGTGCTCACCGCCGCCGCGATGCTCGTGCTGTCCTGGCAGATCACCGTGCTGGCGCTGGTGCTGCTGCCGATCTTCATCATCCCGGCCCGCCGGGTGGGCCGGCGGCTGGCCGAGATCACCCGCGAGTCGTACAACCTCGACGCCAAGATGAACGCGACAATGACCGAGCGGTTCGGCGTGGCCGGAGCGCTGCTGGTCAAGCTGTTCGGCGCGCCGGAGGTCGAGGCCGACCGGTTCGCCCGCCGGGCCGAGCGGGTGCGCGACATCGGCATCCAGTCCGCGATGTACTCGCGGACGTTCTTCGTGGCGATGCTGCTCGTCGCGTCGCTGGCCCAGGCGCTCACCTACGGGGTCGGCGGCTGGCTGGCGGTGACCGGGGCTGTCAGCGCCGGCACCGTCGTCAAGCTGGCGCTGCTGCTGACCCGCCTCTACGGCCCGCTCACCGCGCTCTCCAACGTCCGGGTCGACGTGATGAGCGCGCTCGTCTCGTTCGACCGCGTCTTCGAGGTGCTCGACCTGCGCCCGTCCATCACCGAGAAGTCCGACGCGGTGCCGGTGCCGCGCCGCAGCGGCCGCGTCGAGTTCCGCGACGTGCGCTTCCGCTACCCGAGCGCCGCCGAGGTGTCACTCGCGTCGCTGGAGGAGGTCTCGACCCTCGACCGTACGGTGAACGAGCCGGTGCTCAAGGGCGTCTCGTTCGCCGTCGAGCCCGGGCAGATGGTGGCCCTTGTCGGCCCCTCCGGCGCCGGCAAGTCGACGCTGTCCATGCTGATCTCCCGGATCTACGACGTCAGCGAGGGCCAGGTGCTTGTCGGTGGCGTCGACGTGCGGGACGCCACGCTCGCCTCGCTGCGCGACGAGATCGGTGTGGTCACCCAGGACTCGCACCTGTTCCACGAGACCATCCGGGAGAACCTGCGCTACGCCAAGCCCGACGCCACCGACGACGAGATCTGGGCCGCCCTGGCCGGCGCGCAGGTGGCCGACCTGGTCCGGGCGCTGCCGGACGGGCTCGACACGACAGTCGGCGAGCGTGGCTACCGCTTCTCCGGCGGCGAGAAGCAGCGCATCGCCATCGCCCGGCTGCTGCTCAAAGCCCCGTCGATCGTGATCCTGGACGAGGCCACCGCACACCTGGACTCGGAGAGCGAGGCGGCGGTGCAGCGGGCGCTGTCGGTGGCGCTGACCGGGCGTACCGCGCTGGTGATCGCGCACCGGCTCTCCACAGTGCGCGACGCCGATCAGATCCTCGTGCTCGACGAGGGCCGGATCGTGGAGCGCGGCCGGCACGACGAACTGGTGGCCGTCGGCGGCCTGTACGCCGAGCTGTACCGCACCCAGTTCGCGGTCACCGACTCGCCGACGCCCCACGCCGAGGCGGAGCAGCCCGAGCCGGTGGTCACCACGGTGCCGATGGGCACCTACGTCGCCCACGAGGCACTGCCCCCGGCGGCGGCCAACTAG
- the ypfJ gene encoding KPN_02809 family neutral zinc metallopeptidase, whose product MELNENARVDTSQVDDRRGSGGGGGMGIPIPIGGGRGGIVGIIIAVLVALVGGGFGLNAATNGGGSEQGDNTSLEQKCSAQDALEQLDCRNTLYVNSIQAYWRTAMPEAFGEQYKPSKTVFFSQNVSTACGAADSGVGPFYCPADDQVYIDLTFYRLLADQLGAKGEFAQPYVLAHEYGHHVQDLLGTEAQMRRQQERDPQSANALSVKLELQADCYAGAWAKNATGTADEGGQKIFKSITEEDISQAIDAAEKIGDDAIQERSGRPVNPDEFTHGTSEQRKQWFTKGFTTGDPKSCDTFGAGA is encoded by the coding sequence ATGGAGCTGAACGAGAACGCGCGCGTCGACACCAGCCAGGTGGACGACCGGCGAGGGTCCGGCGGAGGCGGCGGGATGGGCATTCCGATCCCGATCGGCGGTGGCCGGGGCGGAATCGTGGGCATCATCATCGCCGTGCTCGTCGCCCTGGTGGGTGGCGGCTTCGGCCTCAACGCCGCCACCAACGGCGGCGGCTCCGAGCAGGGTGACAACACCTCGCTGGAGCAGAAGTGCTCGGCGCAGGACGCGCTGGAGCAGCTCGACTGCCGCAACACCCTCTACGTCAACTCGATCCAGGCGTACTGGCGTACCGCGATGCCGGAGGCGTTCGGCGAGCAGTACAAGCCGTCGAAGACCGTGTTCTTCAGCCAGAACGTCAGCACCGCCTGCGGCGCCGCCGACTCCGGCGTCGGCCCGTTCTACTGCCCGGCCGACGACCAGGTCTACATCGACCTCACGTTCTACCGGCTGCTGGCCGACCAGCTCGGCGCCAAGGGCGAGTTCGCCCAGCCGTACGTGCTGGCCCATGAGTACGGCCACCACGTGCAGGACCTGCTCGGCACCGAGGCGCAGATGCGCCGCCAGCAGGAGCGCGACCCGCAGAGCGCGAACGCGCTGTCGGTGAAGCTGGAGCTGCAGGCCGACTGCTACGCCGGCGCCTGGGCGAAGAACGCCACCGGCACCGCCGACGAGGGCGGGCAGAAGATCTTCAAGAGCATCACCGAGGAGGACATCTCGCAGGCCATCGACGCCGCCGAGAAGATCGGCGACGACGCGATCCAGGAGCGTTCCGGCCGGCCGGTGAACCCGGACGAGTTCACCCACGGCACCTCGGAGCAGCGCAAGCAGTGGTTCACCAAGGGCTTCACCACCGGTGACCCGAAGTCCTGCGACACCTTCGGCGCCGGGGCCTGA